Proteins encoded together in one Mastacembelus armatus chromosome 15, fMasArm1.2, whole genome shotgun sequence window:
- the plekhh2 gene encoding pleckstrin homology domain-containing family H member 2 isoform X3: MEEKLTAPDGQSRDSEVRLFRRCQELQAQVQEKDDVIAQLEQQVEEQKQIRLHDAKTVEEKAAKIKEWVMLKLSEFEVESAALRETKKQQEAQILDLQRQVQAFEQKCGGGRGVLSRPGEAQRLSSLTFGCFQVRGKNPQVLTGPAPSQRALSSQGEPEGRDKTEKISKQTTSPGTDSKVQRPDQTALLCSPMDNDSASESLGDVVSDSRGLPCMPYSATSEKEGGGCEGRKGGEVPGLELRRPSSETYLTASDDSSSLFDDDMQRADRPGFDLLGSSDGTLAGRKEGVEETQRAKLEDCTSEELNKRFQSQRLDSSSSSSEPNTPSPILTPALTPKRPNPPQDPRDNPASPKQPCLRTPAGLGLMNVSLAKKHLSQPSVGTEAEHGQTRNALSMLRPLQLQETDLDQGHEVGMETGRDTPPQALPTSQTTAAMPSWHTSPDPRIEMSPERLYCDSSAPGSKPPTPPLHRLPSWESRIYAVAKSGIRLSETSCTDPASKDPSLQSSYPAFKMYTSLIYKNMTTPVYTTLKGKATLLSSSPFSDQSSSSEESSSSEEEDGSLCSSHTSSSSRKDSSPGSPRSLKRGTGGQHIYTVPEAVSMASMTSESDYAIPPDAYSTDTECSEPEQKLPKTCSSASDNGKSEPMEKSGYLLKMVKTWKKTWKRRWFVLKDGELLYYKSPSNVIRKPQGQIEVNATSNIVRGEGKQVLQIVTGKRVYYLKADSPNLLEEWFRVLQSVLRVKAASPLFTQPDIRPSMKGLLIKVKHGYSKRVWCALIGKTLYYFRSQEDKFPLGQIKLWEAKVEEVDRSQDSDDDLKTCGRGLPLALFTIALHPQEQGPTYLLIESRHEKDSWLYHLSVAAGTTVGKVGTEFEQLVGKLFQVDGDSNSQIWRHPMLCFSKEALLSPLTTLPSQALQTEAVKLFKTCQLFINVAIDAPAIDYHVSLAQSALQVCLAHPELQNELFCQLIKQTHRRQPHGHPGPLQGWQFLALCVGLFLPQHPLLWLLQVHLRRHADPRTEVGKYAVYCQRSMERTQQKGDRQARPSRMEMLSILLRNPYHHSLPFSVPVHFLNNTYQVVSFDASTTVDEFQCHLNQDTGIRQTGLSGFTLYTDDPTGRDLEHCLQGGIKICDIISKWEQASKEHHTGKSENTRTVRLTYKNRLYFCLHARGESERERLLLVYQTNEAIVVGHFPVNKELALEMAALLAQVEFGDFERPFSAPGSAQTKSNQILKQVLDRFYPKHYRRTTSEEQLRQLLQCVSTRWASLRGRSSSECVRIYLTVARKWPFFGAKLFEAECITPSPEQGVCVWLAVHEDGISVLEHNCIKPLVSHPYKSLMTFGGCKQDFMLVVGQSISASTSKDKPTEKHLFAMDTSKIREITLLISSYINSAHQQKAAAHHLSAPALMVAQPVSLKSKELRSKSPPTLGRPSKTPTLL, from the exons ATGGAGGAGAAGCTGACAGCTCCAGACGGTCAGTCCAGAGACTCAGAGGTGCGTTTGTTTCGGCGGTGCCAGGAACTGCAGGCCCAGGTGCAGGAGAAGGATGATGTCATTGCTCAGCTGGAGCAACAGGTGGAGGAgcag AAACAGATCCGGCTTCATGATGCCAAAACAGTGGAGGAGAAAGCTGCTAAGATCAAGGAGTGGGTCATGCTGAAGCTCTCAGAG TTTGAAGTGGAGAGTGCTGCATTAAGAGAAACCAAAAAGCAGCAGGAGGCTCAGATTCTGGACCTACAGAGACAAGTTCAGG cgtTTGAGCAGAAGTGTGGTGGCGGGCGAGGAGTCCTCAGCCGACCAGGTGAGGCCCAGCGTCTCAGCAGCCTGACGTTTGGCTGTTTCCAGGTGAGGGGGAAGAACCCCCAGGTCCTCACAGGTCCAGCACCCTCCCAGAGGGCCCTCAGCAGCCAGGGAGAGCCTGAGGGCAGGGACAAAACTG AGAAGATCAGTAAGCAGACCACCTCCCCAGGGACAGACAGTAAAGTCCAAAGACCGGACCAGACTGCACTCCTGTGTTCTCCTATGGACAATGACAGTGCATCTGAGAGCCTTGGTGACGTGGTGTCTGATTCTCGGGGTCTGCCCTGTATGCCGTACAGTGCTACAtcagagaaggagggaggaggctgTGAGGGAAGAAAAGGAGGTGAAGTGCCTGGTTTAGAGCTTAGACGCCCCAGCAGTGAAACCTACCTGACCGCTTCGGATGACAGCAGCTCCCTGTTTGACGATGACATGCAGCGAGCAGACCGCCCTGGCTTCGACCTGCTGGGGTCATCAGATGGGACACTGGCGGGGCGTaaggagggggtggaggagacacagagggccAAGCTGGAGGACTGCACCTCTGAGGAGCTCAACAAAAGATTCCAGTCACAGAGACTTGATTCCTCGTCCTCTTCCAGTGAACCGAACACCCCCAGCCCCATTCTCACACCAGCTCTCACACCGAAACGACCCAACCCACCCCAGGACCCAAGGGACAACCCTGCATCACCCAAACAGCCCTGCCTGCGGACCCCAGCAGGGCTGGGCTTGATGAATGTGTCTCTGGCCAAGAAACATCTGAGTCAACCATCAGTTGGCACCGAGGCAGAGCATGGACAGACACGTAACGCGCTCAGCATGTTGCGCCCCCTCCAGCTGCAGGAAACTGACCTTGATCAGGGGCATGAGGTTGGCATGGAGACAGGCAGGGACACACCTCCACAAGCCCTTCCCACCTCACAAACCACAGCTGCCATGCCGTCCTGGCACACCTCACCTGACCCAAGGATAGAGATGAGCCCAGAGAGGCTGTACTGTGACAGCTCAGCACCTGGCAGCAAACCTCCAACACCTCCTTTACACAGGCTGCCTTCCTGG GAGAGTCGGATCTATGCTGTGGCTAAATCAGGAATCAGACTCTCTGAGACGTCCTGCACAGACCCTGCTAGCAAAG ACCCCTCCCTGCAGTCCTCATATCctgcttttaaaatgtatacCTCCCTCATCTATAAAAACATGACTACACCAGTCTACACTACTCTGAAGGGG AAAGCCACTCTGTTGAGCAGCAGTCCGTTCTCAGATCAGTCATCCAGCTCGGAGGAGTCGTCTAGTTCAGAAGAGGAGGACGGCTCCTTGTGCAGCTCCCACACATCCTCCAGCTCCCGCAAGGACAGCAGCCCAGGCAGCCCGCGCTCTCTCAAGAGAGGTACAGGTGGACAACACATATACACTGTACCTGAAG CTGTGTCCATGGCTTCAATGACATCAGAGAGTGACTATGCTATCCCTCCTGATGCCTACTCCACCGACACAGAGTGCTCTGAACCAGAACAGAAACTCCCAAAGACCTGCTCATCAGCCAGCGACAACGGCAAGAGT GAGCCTATGGAGAAGTCAGGCTACCTACTGAAGATGGTGAAGACCTGGAAGAAAACCTGGAAAAGACGCTGGTTTGTCCTCAAAGATGGAGAGCTTCTCTACTATAAGTCACCT AGCAACGTGATTAGGAAACCTCAGGGTCAGATTGAAGTCAATGCCACCAGCAACATTGTCCGTGGAGAGGGAAAACAAGTTCTTCAG ATAGTGACGGGGAAGCGTGTGTACTACCTGAAGGCTGACTCTCCCAACCTGCTGGAGGAGTGGTTCCGGGTGCTGCAGAGTGTGCTGAGAGTGAAAGCTGCCAGTCCTCTCTTCACCCAGCCGGATATTCGCCCTAGTATGAAGGGGCTGCTCATTAAG GTGAAGCATGGCTACTCTAAGCGGGTTTGGTGTGCTCTGATTGGCAAAACTCTGTACTACTTCCGCAGCCAGGAAGACAAG TTTCCTCTGGGTCAGATTAAGTTGTGGGAGGCcaaggtggaggaggtggacaGGTCCCAGGATTCAGATGATGACCTGAAGACATGTGGGCGGGGCTTACCGCTAGCACTTTTCACGATTGCCCTCCACCCACAGGAGCAAGGACCAACATACCTGCTGATTGAGTCCCGCCATGAAAAG GATTCCTGGCTGTACCACCTGTCCGTGGCAGCAGGCACCACAGTGGGTAAAGTTGGCACTGAATTTGAACAACTGGTGGGAAAACTCTTCCAAGTGGATGGAGATTCAA aCTCTCAGATCTGGAGACATCCCATGCTGTGCTTCAGTAAGGAGGCTCTGTTATCTCCTCTCACCACCCTGCCCTCACAGGCCCTGCAGACAGAGGCTGTTAAACTCTTCAAg ACATGTCAGCTTTTCATCAACGTGGCCATCGATGCCCCGGCTATCGACTACCATGTCTCACTGGCCCAGAGTGCCTTGCAGGTGTGTCTGGCCCACCCAGAGCTTCAGAATGAGCTCTTTTGCCAGCTCATTAAACAAACCCACAGGAGGCAGCCACACGGACACCCAGGTCCCCTGCAG GGCTGGCAGTTTCTGGCTTTATGTGTTGGACTGTTTCTGCCACAGCATCCTCTCCTCTGGCTGCTCCAGGTTCACCTTAGGAGACATGCAGACCCCAG AACTGAGGTGGGTAAATATGCCGTCTACTGCCAGCGCTCCATGGAGCGGACACAGCAGAAGGGGGACAGGCAGGCCAGGCCGTCTCGAATGGAGATGCTTTCTATACTGCTGAGGAATCCCTATCATCACTCTCTGCCTTTCAGCGTTCCTGTCCACTTCCTCAACAACACCTACCAG GTGGTGAGCTTTGATGCTTCAACCACAGTGGATGAGTTCCAGTGTCACCTCAATCAGGACACCGGCATAAGGCAAACAGGACTGTCTGGTTTCACCTTGTACACCGACGACCCTACAGGGCGAGACCTGGAGCACTGCCTGCAAGGCGGCATTAAG ATTTGTGATATTATCTCCAAATGGGAGCAGGCCTCTAAGGAGCATCACACTGGCAAGTCTGAAAACACCAGGACTGTCCGCCTCACATACAAGAACAG GCTGTACTTCTGTCTCCATGCGAGGGGCGAGTCAGAGAGGGAGCGGTTGCTGCTGGTTTATCAGACCAATGAAGCCATTGTAGTGGGACACTTTCCTGTCAATAAGGAACTGGCTCTGGAAATGGCTGCCCTGCTGGCCCAG gtgGAGTTTGGGGATTTTGAGCGTCCCTTCTCTGCTCCAGGATCAGCCCAGACCAAGTCTAACCAAATCCTGAAACAGGTTCTGGACAGGTTCTACCCAAAACACTACCGCAGGACCACATCTGAAGAGCAGCTCAG GCAACTGCTGCAGTGTGTATCCACCCGCTGGGCCTCGCTCAGAGGTCGAAGTTCATCTGAGTGTGTCAGGATCTACCTGACTGTTGCCAGGAAGTGGCCTTTCTTTGGGGCCAAACTATTTGAAGCAGAG TGCATTACTCCCTCTCCagagcagggtgtgtgtgtttggctggcAGTGCATGAAGATGGTATCAGTGTTCTGGAGCACAACTGTATT AAGCCACTGGTGTCCCATCCCTACAAGAGCCTCATGACGTTTGGAGGCTGCAAACAGGACTTCATGCTGGTGGTGGGGCAGAGCATTAGTGCCAGCACCAGCAAAGACAAACCTACAGAGAAACACCTGTTTGCTATGGACACCTCCAAG ATCAGGGAAATTACCCTGCTCATCTCCAGTTACATCAACAGTGCTCATCAGCAGAAGGCCGCTGCACACCACCTCTCTGCCCCAGCTCTGATGGTGGCCCAGCCCGTCAGCCTGAAGAGCAAAGAGCTGCGGAGCAAATCCCCACCAACGCTGGGACGCCCCAGCAAGACCCCCACCCTCCTGTGA
- the plekhh2 gene encoding pleckstrin homology domain-containing family H member 2 isoform X4: MEEKLKFEVESAALRETKKQQEAQILDLQRQVQAFEQKCGGGRGVLSRPGEAQRLSSLTFGCFQVRGKNPQVLTGPAPSQRALSSQGEPEGRDKTEKISKQTTSPGTDSKVQRPDQTALLCSPMDNDSASESLGDVVSDSRGLPCMPYSATSEKEGGGCEGRKGGEVPGLELRRPSSETYLTASDDSSSLFDDDMQRADRPGFDLLGSSDGTLAGRKEGVEETQRAKLEDCTSEELNKRFQSQRLDSSSSSSEPNTPSPILTPALTPKRPNPPQDPRDNPASPKQPCLRTPAGLGLMNVSLAKKHLSQPSVGTEAEHGQTRNALSMLRPLQLQETDLDQGHEVGMETGRDTPPQALPTSQTTAAMPSWHTSPDPRIEMSPERLYCDSSAPGSKPPTPPLHRLPSWESRIYAVAKSGIRLSETSCTDPASKDPSLQSSYPAFKMYTSLIYKNMTTPVYTTLKGKATLLSSSPFSDQSSSSEESSSSEEEDGSLCSSHTSSSSRKDSSPGSPRSLKRGTGGQHIYTVPEAVSMASMTSESDYAIPPDAYSTDTECSEPEQKLPKTCSSASDNGKSEPMEKSGYLLKMVKTWKKTWKRRWFVLKDGELLYYKSPSNVIRKPQGQIEVNATSNIVRGEGKQVLQIVTGKRVYYLKADSPNLLEEWFRVLQSVLRVKAASPLFTQPDIRPSMKGLLIKVKHGYSKRVWCALIGKTLYYFRSQEDKFPLGQIKLWEAKVEEVDRSQDSDDDLKTCGRGLPLALFTIALHPQEQGPTYLLIESRHEKDSWLYHLSVAAGTTVGKVGTEFEQLVGKLFQVDGDSNSQIWRHPMLCFSKEALLSPLTTLPSQALQTEAVKLFKTCQLFINVAIDAPAIDYHVSLAQSALQVCLAHPELQNELFCQLIKQTHRRQPHGHPGPLQGWQFLALCVGLFLPQHPLLWLLQVHLRRHADPRTEVGKYAVYCQRSMERTQQKGDRQARPSRMEMLSILLRNPYHHSLPFSVPVHFLNNTYQVVSFDASTTVDEFQCHLNQDTGIRQTGLSGFTLYTDDPTGRDLEHCLQGGIKICDIISKWEQASKEHHTGKSENTRTVRLTYKNRLYFCLHARGESERERLLLVYQTNEAIVVGHFPVNKELALEMAALLAQVEFGDFERPFSAPGSAQTKSNQILKQVLDRFYPKHYRRTTSEEQLRQLLQCVSTRWASLRGRSSSECVRIYLTVARKWPFFGAKLFEAECITPSPEQGVCVWLAVHEDGISVLEHNCIKPLVSHPYKSLMTFGGCKQDFMLVVGQSISASTSKDKPTEKHLFAMDTSKIREITLLISSYINSAHQQKAAAHHLSAPALMVAQPVSLKSKELRSKSPPTLGRPSKTPTLL, translated from the exons ATGGAAGAGAAGCTAAAG TTTGAAGTGGAGAGTGCTGCATTAAGAGAAACCAAAAAGCAGCAGGAGGCTCAGATTCTGGACCTACAGAGACAAGTTCAGG cgtTTGAGCAGAAGTGTGGTGGCGGGCGAGGAGTCCTCAGCCGACCAGGTGAGGCCCAGCGTCTCAGCAGCCTGACGTTTGGCTGTTTCCAGGTGAGGGGGAAGAACCCCCAGGTCCTCACAGGTCCAGCACCCTCCCAGAGGGCCCTCAGCAGCCAGGGAGAGCCTGAGGGCAGGGACAAAACTG AGAAGATCAGTAAGCAGACCACCTCCCCAGGGACAGACAGTAAAGTCCAAAGACCGGACCAGACTGCACTCCTGTGTTCTCCTATGGACAATGACAGTGCATCTGAGAGCCTTGGTGACGTGGTGTCTGATTCTCGGGGTCTGCCCTGTATGCCGTACAGTGCTACAtcagagaaggagggaggaggctgTGAGGGAAGAAAAGGAGGTGAAGTGCCTGGTTTAGAGCTTAGACGCCCCAGCAGTGAAACCTACCTGACCGCTTCGGATGACAGCAGCTCCCTGTTTGACGATGACATGCAGCGAGCAGACCGCCCTGGCTTCGACCTGCTGGGGTCATCAGATGGGACACTGGCGGGGCGTaaggagggggtggaggagacacagagggccAAGCTGGAGGACTGCACCTCTGAGGAGCTCAACAAAAGATTCCAGTCACAGAGACTTGATTCCTCGTCCTCTTCCAGTGAACCGAACACCCCCAGCCCCATTCTCACACCAGCTCTCACACCGAAACGACCCAACCCACCCCAGGACCCAAGGGACAACCCTGCATCACCCAAACAGCCCTGCCTGCGGACCCCAGCAGGGCTGGGCTTGATGAATGTGTCTCTGGCCAAGAAACATCTGAGTCAACCATCAGTTGGCACCGAGGCAGAGCATGGACAGACACGTAACGCGCTCAGCATGTTGCGCCCCCTCCAGCTGCAGGAAACTGACCTTGATCAGGGGCATGAGGTTGGCATGGAGACAGGCAGGGACACACCTCCACAAGCCCTTCCCACCTCACAAACCACAGCTGCCATGCCGTCCTGGCACACCTCACCTGACCCAAGGATAGAGATGAGCCCAGAGAGGCTGTACTGTGACAGCTCAGCACCTGGCAGCAAACCTCCAACACCTCCTTTACACAGGCTGCCTTCCTGG GAGAGTCGGATCTATGCTGTGGCTAAATCAGGAATCAGACTCTCTGAGACGTCCTGCACAGACCCTGCTAGCAAAG ACCCCTCCCTGCAGTCCTCATATCctgcttttaaaatgtatacCTCCCTCATCTATAAAAACATGACTACACCAGTCTACACTACTCTGAAGGGG AAAGCCACTCTGTTGAGCAGCAGTCCGTTCTCAGATCAGTCATCCAGCTCGGAGGAGTCGTCTAGTTCAGAAGAGGAGGACGGCTCCTTGTGCAGCTCCCACACATCCTCCAGCTCCCGCAAGGACAGCAGCCCAGGCAGCCCGCGCTCTCTCAAGAGAGGTACAGGTGGACAACACATATACACTGTACCTGAAG CTGTGTCCATGGCTTCAATGACATCAGAGAGTGACTATGCTATCCCTCCTGATGCCTACTCCACCGACACAGAGTGCTCTGAACCAGAACAGAAACTCCCAAAGACCTGCTCATCAGCCAGCGACAACGGCAAGAGT GAGCCTATGGAGAAGTCAGGCTACCTACTGAAGATGGTGAAGACCTGGAAGAAAACCTGGAAAAGACGCTGGTTTGTCCTCAAAGATGGAGAGCTTCTCTACTATAAGTCACCT AGCAACGTGATTAGGAAACCTCAGGGTCAGATTGAAGTCAATGCCACCAGCAACATTGTCCGTGGAGAGGGAAAACAAGTTCTTCAG ATAGTGACGGGGAAGCGTGTGTACTACCTGAAGGCTGACTCTCCCAACCTGCTGGAGGAGTGGTTCCGGGTGCTGCAGAGTGTGCTGAGAGTGAAAGCTGCCAGTCCTCTCTTCACCCAGCCGGATATTCGCCCTAGTATGAAGGGGCTGCTCATTAAG GTGAAGCATGGCTACTCTAAGCGGGTTTGGTGTGCTCTGATTGGCAAAACTCTGTACTACTTCCGCAGCCAGGAAGACAAG TTTCCTCTGGGTCAGATTAAGTTGTGGGAGGCcaaggtggaggaggtggacaGGTCCCAGGATTCAGATGATGACCTGAAGACATGTGGGCGGGGCTTACCGCTAGCACTTTTCACGATTGCCCTCCACCCACAGGAGCAAGGACCAACATACCTGCTGATTGAGTCCCGCCATGAAAAG GATTCCTGGCTGTACCACCTGTCCGTGGCAGCAGGCACCACAGTGGGTAAAGTTGGCACTGAATTTGAACAACTGGTGGGAAAACTCTTCCAAGTGGATGGAGATTCAA aCTCTCAGATCTGGAGACATCCCATGCTGTGCTTCAGTAAGGAGGCTCTGTTATCTCCTCTCACCACCCTGCCCTCACAGGCCCTGCAGACAGAGGCTGTTAAACTCTTCAAg ACATGTCAGCTTTTCATCAACGTGGCCATCGATGCCCCGGCTATCGACTACCATGTCTCACTGGCCCAGAGTGCCTTGCAGGTGTGTCTGGCCCACCCAGAGCTTCAGAATGAGCTCTTTTGCCAGCTCATTAAACAAACCCACAGGAGGCAGCCACACGGACACCCAGGTCCCCTGCAG GGCTGGCAGTTTCTGGCTTTATGTGTTGGACTGTTTCTGCCACAGCATCCTCTCCTCTGGCTGCTCCAGGTTCACCTTAGGAGACATGCAGACCCCAG AACTGAGGTGGGTAAATATGCCGTCTACTGCCAGCGCTCCATGGAGCGGACACAGCAGAAGGGGGACAGGCAGGCCAGGCCGTCTCGAATGGAGATGCTTTCTATACTGCTGAGGAATCCCTATCATCACTCTCTGCCTTTCAGCGTTCCTGTCCACTTCCTCAACAACACCTACCAG GTGGTGAGCTTTGATGCTTCAACCACAGTGGATGAGTTCCAGTGTCACCTCAATCAGGACACCGGCATAAGGCAAACAGGACTGTCTGGTTTCACCTTGTACACCGACGACCCTACAGGGCGAGACCTGGAGCACTGCCTGCAAGGCGGCATTAAG ATTTGTGATATTATCTCCAAATGGGAGCAGGCCTCTAAGGAGCATCACACTGGCAAGTCTGAAAACACCAGGACTGTCCGCCTCACATACAAGAACAG GCTGTACTTCTGTCTCCATGCGAGGGGCGAGTCAGAGAGGGAGCGGTTGCTGCTGGTTTATCAGACCAATGAAGCCATTGTAGTGGGACACTTTCCTGTCAATAAGGAACTGGCTCTGGAAATGGCTGCCCTGCTGGCCCAG gtgGAGTTTGGGGATTTTGAGCGTCCCTTCTCTGCTCCAGGATCAGCCCAGACCAAGTCTAACCAAATCCTGAAACAGGTTCTGGACAGGTTCTACCCAAAACACTACCGCAGGACCACATCTGAAGAGCAGCTCAG GCAACTGCTGCAGTGTGTATCCACCCGCTGGGCCTCGCTCAGAGGTCGAAGTTCATCTGAGTGTGTCAGGATCTACCTGACTGTTGCCAGGAAGTGGCCTTTCTTTGGGGCCAAACTATTTGAAGCAGAG TGCATTACTCCCTCTCCagagcagggtgtgtgtgtttggctggcAGTGCATGAAGATGGTATCAGTGTTCTGGAGCACAACTGTATT AAGCCACTGGTGTCCCATCCCTACAAGAGCCTCATGACGTTTGGAGGCTGCAAACAGGACTTCATGCTGGTGGTGGGGCAGAGCATTAGTGCCAGCACCAGCAAAGACAAACCTACAGAGAAACACCTGTTTGCTATGGACACCTCCAAG ATCAGGGAAATTACCCTGCTCATCTCCAGTTACATCAACAGTGCTCATCAGCAGAAGGCCGCTGCACACCACCTCTCTGCCCCAGCTCTGATGGTGGCCCAGCCCGTCAGCCTGAAGAGCAAAGAGCTGCGGAGCAAATCCCCACCAACGCTGGGACGCCCCAGCAAGACCCCCACCCTCCTGTGA